From a region of the Macrobrachium nipponense isolate FS-2020 chromosome 20, ASM1510439v2, whole genome shotgun sequence genome:
- the LOC135223423 gene encoding polyamine-modulated factor 1-binding protein 1-like produces MRRTKMEVIVVALWALLQVTSAYSVTGYIPDPKFLLRTKRSAPSCNKEVIENLAKNAAQTCSQVDAVDKYIASVQAKEALPVPSFNDRHGFKGILNQYNVDLGTAKDHCQPWRSGDDVVGSLKETVVAAQGFEPKFNEELLKNQATVKNLLENHEDIAAFEAKIASLQKEIDEAKAAIQLTEASTVTTHLESVIKNKEEETNATMTGHNIAQGRRELAELISYLEFVKTGASEVETKATASNTKLTQFRENIVRDSTAFNRHRANAQEGITKLQQEKQNNNNEISQNSQSINDLRAKITEENNQIASLNAQIESANREIREIEDRINRNLSKTKKRRRFGSIFRFVPVVGWTIGNQFYKDAKEREERLKNEKTNFVNENARTVQNLRNHIATRTQDIANHEGRIAALQAKSHELEQELTHFAQLDGNLQSLEAEVNAILPSLANAVAEMGKMKSTFEAIQLSLGSAIGKAKEAKTEAEIQNMRYFIYNEIDDLKCEWESARDKIVLVGQCS; encoded by the exons AGAAGAACTAAAATGGAAGTTATCGTCGTCGCCCTCTGGGCTTTGCTGCAAGTGACATCTGCTTACA GCGTCACGGGCTATATTCCAGACCCTAAATTTTTGCTACGGACAAAGCGCTCAGCACCAAGCTGTAACAAAGAGGTTATTGAGAACCTCGCCAAAAATGCAGCGCAGACTTGTTCCCAAGTTGATGCCGTTGACAAATACATCGCCAGTGTCCAGGCAAAAGAAGCGCTGCCAGTACCCTCCTTTAATGATCGCCACGGCTTCAAGGGAATTCTCAATCAATACAATGTGGATTTAGGCACGGCGAAGGACCACTGCCAACCCTGGAGGAGCGGGGACGACGTAGTGGGTTCGTTAAAGGAAACCGTTGTAGCTGCCCAGGGGTTCGAACCTAAGTTTAATGAGGAACTTCTGAAAAATCAAGCCACGGTTAAGAATCTACTCGAAAATCACGAGGACATCGCCGCTTTTGAGGCTAAGATTGCTTCTTTGCAAAAGGAAATAGACGAAGCTAAGGCAGCTATCCAGCTCACAGAGGCTTCAACTGTGACTACACATTTAGAAAGTGTCATTaagaacaaagaagaagaaaccaaCGCCACAATGACAGGGCACAACATTGCTCAGGGAAGACGGGAACTAGCAGAACTAATTAGTTACTTAGAATTTGTCAAAACAGGAGCTAGTGAAGTCGAAACCAAGGCTACTGCTTCAAATACCAAACTCACTCAGTTTAGAGAAAACATCGTAAGAGATTCCACTGCTTTTAACAGACATCGTGCTAATGCCCAGGAGGGAATTACTAAACTACAGCAGGAAAAACAGAATAACAACAATGAAATCAGTCAAAATAGCCAAAGCATTAACGACTTGAGAGCGAAGATCACGGAAGAGAACAACCAGATTGCTTCCCTCAATGCTCAGATCGAGAGCGCCAACCGGGAGATCAGAGAGATCGAGGACCGCATCAACAGGAACCTGAGTAAGaccaagaagaggaggaggttcGGCAGCATTTTCCGTTTTGTTCCTGTCGTCGGGTGGACCATTGGCAATCAGTTCTACAAGGAtgccaaagagagagaagaacgccTGAAGAACGAGAAGACAAATTTCGTCAACGAGAATGCTCGCACTGTCCAGAACCTTCGAAATCACATAGCAACTCGCACTCAGGATATTGCCAATCACGAGGGGCGGATTGCAGCTCTTCAGGCAAAGTCTCACGAGCTCGAGCAAGAACTTACACACTTCGCCCAGCTTGATGGAAATCTTCAAAGTCTGGAGGCTGAGGTCAATGCCATTCTTCCGTCCCTTGCAAATGCAGTCGCAGAAATGGGGAAAATGAAGAGCACATTCGAAGCCATTCAGCTGAGCCTAGGAAGTGCCATTGGCAAGGCCAAAGAAGCCAAGACAGAAGCCGAGATTcagaatatgagatattttatcTATAATGAAATTGATGATTTGAAATGTGAATGGGAGAGTGCTAGGGACAAGATTGTCCTCGTAGGCCAGTgtagttaa